A region of Lichenibacterium dinghuense DNA encodes the following proteins:
- the mmsB gene encoding 3-hydroxyisobutyrate dehydrogenase, whose translation MAAIAFIGLGNMGAPMAANLLKAGHTVTGFDLSPAALDAARAIGMAVAPSAAAAADGAEVVVTMLPAGDHLVEAYEGGLVAAAPTGALFIDSSTVDVASSRRAHDLAAERGMMAVDAPVSGGVAGAEAGTLTFMAGGTPEAVERARPFLASMGRRVVACGGPGAGQAAKMCNNMILGISMIGISEAFVLAERLGLDHQALFDVASTSSGQCWALTNHCPVPGPVPGSAANRGYRPGFATALMLKDLTLARDAAESVGADTALGRHARDIFAAFAAGGGAGLDYSAVIEAVRGGARSGVAGP comes from the coding sequence ATGGCGGCGATCGCGTTCATCGGGCTCGGCAACATGGGCGCGCCCATGGCGGCGAACCTCCTCAAGGCCGGCCACACCGTCACGGGTTTCGACCTCAGCCCCGCCGCCCTCGATGCCGCGCGCGCGATCGGCATGGCGGTCGCCCCGTCGGCGGCCGCCGCGGCGGACGGCGCCGAGGTCGTCGTGACGATGCTGCCGGCGGGGGACCACCTCGTCGAGGCCTACGAGGGCGGTCTCGTGGCCGCTGCGCCCACGGGCGCGCTGTTCATCGACTCCTCGACGGTCGACGTCGCCTCGTCCCGCCGCGCCCACGATCTCGCGGCGGAGCGGGGGATGATGGCCGTGGACGCGCCGGTGTCGGGCGGCGTCGCCGGCGCCGAGGCCGGCACGCTCACCTTCATGGCCGGCGGCACGCCCGAGGCGGTCGAGCGCGCGCGGCCGTTCCTGGCCAGCATGGGCCGGCGCGTGGTGGCCTGCGGCGGCCCCGGCGCCGGCCAGGCCGCCAAGATGTGCAACAACATGATCCTCGGCATCTCGATGATCGGCATCTCCGAGGCCTTCGTGCTGGCCGAGAGGCTCGGCCTCGACCACCAGGCGCTGTTCGACGTCGCGTCCACCTCGTCCGGCCAGTGCTGGGCGCTGACGAACCACTGCCCCGTGCCGGGGCCGGTGCCGGGCAGCGCCGCCAACCGGGGCTACAGGCCCGGCTTCGCCACGGCCCTGATGCTGAAGGACCTGACGCTGGCGCGCGACGCGGCCGAGAGCGTCGGCGCCGACACGGCGCTCGGCCGCCACGCGCGCGACATCTTCGCGGCCTTCGCGGCGGGGGGAGGGGCGGGGCTCGACTATTCCGCGGTGATCGAGGCGGTGCGCGGCGGGGCGCGGTCCGGCGTCGCCGGTCCATGA
- a CDS encoding lipid kinase, producing the protein MTPPADPSSRRALLIVNEHSRSGRERGDEAEAALAAAGLAVTRGHTRSREDVSRRIRDAKGEVDLVVVGGGDGTINAAAPGLIATGLPLGVLPLGTANDLARTLGLPPDLDGAVAAIAAGRTRRIDLGEVNGHPYFNVASLGFGVDLTHALTADAKKRWGPLGYAVAGLRVIRRLRPFHVDIEIGGERHASRTVHLAVGNGRHYGGGMTVSHDAEIDDGRLDVYSLEVGSVWKLLLLLPALRSGQTRDWTEIRTLDGSEIRVTAHRERSVNADGEIVTRTPAVFRVLHDAVTVYAPG; encoded by the coding sequence ATGACTCCCCCCGCCGACCCCTCGTCCCGCCGCGCCCTGCTGATCGTCAACGAGCACAGCCGCTCGGGCCGCGAGCGCGGCGACGAGGCCGAGGCGGCCCTCGCCGCCGCCGGCCTCGCCGTCACGCGCGGCCACACGCGCTCGCGCGAGGACGTGTCGCGCCGCATCCGCGACGCGAAAGGCGAGGTCGACCTCGTGGTGGTGGGCGGCGGGGACGGGACCATCAACGCCGCCGCCCCCGGCCTCATCGCGACGGGGCTGCCGCTCGGCGTGCTGCCGCTCGGCACCGCCAACGACCTCGCCCGCACGCTCGGCCTGCCCCCCGACCTCGACGGGGCCGTCGCGGCCATCGCGGCGGGCCGCACGCGCCGCATCGACCTCGGCGAGGTGAACGGTCACCCCTACTTCAACGTCGCGAGCCTCGGCTTCGGGGTCGACCTCACCCACGCGCTGACGGCCGACGCCAAGAAGCGGTGGGGCCCGCTCGGCTACGCGGTGGCGGGCCTGCGCGTGATCCGTCGCCTGCGGCCGTTCCACGTCGACATCGAGATCGGCGGCGAGCGCCACGCCTCGCGCACCGTGCACCTCGCGGTGGGGAACGGGCGGCACTACGGCGGCGGCATGACGGTGAGCCACGACGCCGAGATCGACGACGGCCGGCTCGACGTCTACAGCCTCGAGGTCGGCAGCGTGTGGAAGCTCCTGCTGCTGCTGCCCGCGCTGCGCAGCGGGCAGACGCGGGACTGGACCGAGATCCGAACCCTCGACGGCTCCGAGATCCGCGTGACGGCGCATCGCGAGCGGTCGGTCAACGCCGACGGCGAGATCGTCACCCGCACGCCCGCGGTGTTCCGCGTGCTGCACGACGCCGTGACGGTCTACGCGCCGGGCTGA
- a CDS encoding Hsp20 family protein, producing MRQYDLSPLYRSTVGFDRLFTILDQMSGVDASAQTYPPYNIERTGENAYRISVAVAGFSEDDLSIETRENVLLIRGARKTDASETPKTEVLYQGIAARAFERRFQLADHVQVTGAALEHGLLHVDLVREIPEAQKPRQIAIGTNARAPKVVESKVA from the coding sequence ATGCGCCAGTACGATCTTTCCCCCCTTTACCGTTCCACCGTCGGCTTCGACCGGCTGTTCACGATCCTCGACCAGATGTCGGGCGTGGACGCCTCGGCCCAGACCTATCCGCCCTACAACATCGAGCGGACCGGCGAGAACGCCTATCGTATCTCCGTCGCCGTGGCGGGATTCTCCGAGGATGATCTGTCGATCGAGACCCGCGAGAACGTCCTCCTGATCCGCGGCGCCCGCAAGACCGATGCGTCCGAGACGCCGAAGACCGAAGTGCTCTACCAGGGCATCGCGGCCCGCGCCTTCGAGCGCCGCTTCCAGCTCGCCGACCACGTCCAGGTGACGGGCGCCGCCCTGGAGCACGGCCTGCTCCACGTCGACCTCGTGCGCGAGATCCCCGAGGCTCAGAAGCCCCGGCAGATCGCCATCGGCACCAACGCCCGCGCGCCGAAGGTCGTGGAGTCCAAGGTCGCCTGA
- a CDS encoding ABC transporter substrate-binding protein — translation MQRPLMLAAFGAVAALGAAAAGGALWYERPTRLTVAVSQNDEPDRALIDSAARLLKRSHNPARLQIQLVEDAKAASEAVDARRADLAVIRTDVAIPGDAQTVVILHRDSAVLVAPASSGIKTVADLPGHTVGVLRMGAGNLSLLANVLAEADLKPDSVATVQLKPDEIEAALRSHRISAVMAVDVLSNSALRAIVRTVSTIDPPPAAAPPPPAPAKAGAKPAAKPAKGKAPPAAKPARIAKADKGDDEEEDDEAEPAKGTVVFLPISEAEAIASRSPAYEKTEVLRGIFGGTPPRPGKDYDTLSITHRLVANENVSQDLVAGLTRFFLTEKGPIAATAPIAMRIEAPSTDKGASLPVHAGSAAYIDDDEQTFFDKYSDMIYIGAMLLGVLASGVTAVMGRLSGTRTPQLELDVARLIALMGEARAAASSEELDALQGEADQLMARALDGSLPRVDDRRLAAFGMALDQVRAAVRDRRAQIGLAPKPAEIVVMPLAAE, via the coding sequence ATGCAGCGCCCGTTGATGTTGGCGGCCTTCGGCGCGGTCGCGGCCCTGGGTGCGGCCGCGGCTGGCGGCGCGCTGTGGTACGAGCGGCCGACGCGGCTGACCGTGGCGGTGTCCCAGAACGACGAGCCGGACCGCGCGCTGATCGACTCCGCCGCGCGCCTCCTCAAGCGGAGCCACAACCCGGCGCGCCTGCAGATCCAGCTCGTCGAGGACGCCAAGGCGGCCTCTGAGGCGGTGGACGCCCGCCGGGCCGACCTCGCGGTGATCCGCACCGACGTGGCGATCCCCGGCGACGCGCAGACCGTGGTGATCCTGCACCGCGACTCGGCCGTGCTGGTGGCCCCGGCGTCGAGCGGCATCAAGACGGTGGCGGACCTGCCGGGGCACACGGTCGGCGTGCTGCGCATGGGGGCCGGGAACCTCAGCCTGCTCGCCAACGTCCTGGCGGAGGCCGACCTCAAGCCGGACAGCGTCGCCACGGTGCAGCTCAAGCCCGACGAGATCGAGGCCGCGCTGCGCTCGCACCGGATATCGGCCGTGATGGCGGTCGACGTGCTGTCCAACTCGGCCCTGCGCGCCATCGTGCGGACCGTGTCGACGATCGACCCGCCGCCCGCCGCGGCTCCCCCTCCCCCGGCTCCGGCCAAGGCGGGCGCCAAGCCCGCGGCGAAACCCGCCAAGGGCAAGGCTCCCCCGGCCGCCAAGCCGGCCAGGATCGCCAAGGCCGACAAGGGCGACGACGAGGAGGAGGACGACGAGGCGGAGCCCGCAAAGGGCACCGTGGTCTTCCTGCCCATCTCCGAGGCCGAGGCCATCGCGTCGCGCTCGCCCGCCTACGAGAAGACCGAGGTGCTGCGCGGCATCTTCGGCGGGACGCCGCCCCGGCCGGGCAAGGACTACGACACGCTCAGCATCACCCACCGGCTCGTCGCCAACGAGAACGTGTCGCAGGACCTCGTCGCGGGGCTGACACGCTTCTTCCTGACCGAGAAGGGCCCGATCGCCGCGACGGCGCCGATCGCCATGCGGATCGAGGCGCCGAGCACCGACAAGGGCGCGTCCCTGCCCGTCCACGCCGGATCCGCGGCCTATATCGACGACGACGAGCAGACCTTCTTCGATAAATACAGCGACATGATCTACATCGGCGCCATGCTGCTCGGCGTGCTGGCGTCCGGCGTCACCGCCGTGATGGGGCGGCTCAGCGGCACCCGCACGCCGCAGCTCGAGCTCGACGTCGCCCGCCTGATCGCCCTGATGGGGGAGGCGCGCGCCGCCGCGTCGAGCGAGGAGCTCGACGCGCTGCAGGGCGAGGCCGACCAGTTGATGGCGCGGGCGCTCGACGGCTCGCTGCCGCGCGTCGACGACCGGCGCCTCGCGGCCTTCGGGATGGCGCTCGACCAGGTGCGGGCCGCGGTGCGCGACCGCCGCGCGCAGATCGGCCTGGCGCCGAAGCCGGCCGAGATCGTCGTGATGCCGCTCGCCGCCGAATAG